From Stenotrophomonas maltophilia, a single genomic window includes:
- the fabD gene encoding ACP S-malonyltransferase, translating to MTVSTLAFVFPGQGSQSVGMVAELAELHPQVREAFTEASDGAGVDLWALSQGGPEEMLNRTEYTQPALLAASIGVWRAWNAVGGPRPSVLAGHSLGEYTALVAAGALSLHDGAHLVRLRGQLMQEAAPAGVGAMAAVLGAEDQLVLDVCAEAAGSQVVVPANFNSPGQIVIGGDADAVDRALALLAEKGVRKAVKLAVSVPSHTPLMREAANRLAEVMAGLSWQAPQLPVVQNVDAKVHDGVDAIRTALVQQLYQPVQWTGCVQALAARGITQIAECGPGKVLTGLVKRIDKAIDGRSLATPGDFEAAREAWSA from the coding sequence GTGACCGTATCCACCCTCGCTTTTGTCTTCCCCGGCCAGGGCTCGCAGTCTGTGGGCATGGTGGCCGAGCTGGCCGAACTGCACCCGCAGGTGCGTGAAGCCTTCACCGAGGCATCCGATGGTGCCGGCGTCGACCTGTGGGCGCTGTCCCAGGGTGGCCCGGAGGAAATGCTCAACCGTACCGAATACACCCAGCCGGCGCTGCTGGCCGCAAGCATCGGCGTGTGGCGCGCCTGGAACGCCGTGGGCGGTCCGCGCCCGTCGGTGCTGGCCGGCCATAGCCTGGGCGAATACACCGCGCTGGTCGCTGCGGGCGCACTGAGCCTGCATGACGGTGCGCACCTGGTGCGCCTGCGCGGCCAGCTGATGCAGGAAGCCGCGCCGGCCGGTGTCGGCGCCATGGCCGCCGTGCTGGGCGCCGAAGACCAGCTGGTGCTGGATGTCTGCGCCGAAGCCGCAGGCAGCCAGGTGGTGGTGCCGGCCAACTTCAATTCGCCGGGCCAGATCGTGATCGGCGGCGACGCTGATGCAGTCGACCGCGCGCTGGCACTGCTGGCCGAGAAGGGCGTGCGTAAGGCGGTCAAGCTGGCGGTCAGCGTGCCCTCGCACACCCCGCTGATGCGCGAAGCCGCCAACCGCCTGGCCGAAGTGATGGCCGGCCTGTCCTGGCAGGCACCGCAGCTGCCGGTGGTGCAGAACGTCGATGCCAAGGTGCATGACGGCGTCGACGCCATCCGCACCGCGCTGGTGCAGCAGCTGTACCAGCCGGTGCAGTGGACCGGCTGCGTGCAGGCGCTGGCCGCGCGTGGCATCACCCAGATCGCCGAGTGCGGCCCGGGCAAGGTGCTGACCGGCCTGGTCAAGCGCATCGACAAGGCCATCGATGGCCGTTCGCTGGCCACTCCGGGCGACTTCGAAGCCGCCCGCGAGGCATGGTCGGCCTGA
- a CDS encoding serine/threonine protein phosphatase has protein sequence MVEPIVIEGQRAWLKQYGKGSRALALGLLNFVARRFHLDALRPPPHRGGDAARETEARRLAELHAQGVNVPDVLGTGHAALVIGDNGSSFNTCLREADEAGRDRLVMAAMQAIAEAHARGAYFGQPLPRNLTWDGQKVGFIDFEEDPLEVMDLAEAQARDWLMFGYGVAKYYAERPEHLQAMMAEAMCDAQAPVREHVHAVSGRLHGLARVCMKLGRSARALAHSIFIAHGASTAGVLMLVGLCVDFLADGDLDVLQLFC, from the coding sequence ATGGTTGAGCCCATCGTCATCGAAGGGCAGCGCGCCTGGCTGAAGCAGTACGGCAAGGGAAGCCGCGCACTGGCCCTGGGCCTGCTCAATTTTGTTGCCCGCCGTTTCCATCTCGATGCCCTGCGCCCGCCACCGCACCGCGGCGGTGATGCCGCACGCGAAACCGAAGCCCGTCGCCTGGCAGAACTGCACGCGCAGGGCGTGAACGTGCCTGACGTGCTGGGAACCGGCCATGCGGCGCTGGTGATCGGCGACAACGGAAGTTCGTTCAATACCTGCCTGCGCGAGGCCGATGAGGCCGGCCGCGACCGGCTGGTGATGGCGGCGATGCAGGCCATCGCCGAGGCGCATGCGCGCGGTGCCTATTTCGGCCAGCCGCTGCCACGCAACCTCACCTGGGACGGCCAGAAGGTGGGTTTCATCGACTTCGAGGAAGATCCGCTGGAAGTGATGGACCTGGCCGAAGCGCAGGCCCGCGACTGGCTGATGTTCGGCTACGGCGTGGCCAAGTACTACGCTGAGCGCCCCGAGCACCTGCAGGCGATGATGGCCGAGGCGATGTGCGATGCCCAGGCGCCGGTGCGCGAGCATGTGCATGCGGTCAGTGGCCGCCTGCACGGCCTGGCCCGGGTATGCATGAAGCTGGGCCGTTCCGCGCGCGCGCTGGCCCATTCGATCTTCATCGCCCATGGTGCCAGTACCGCCGGCGTGCTGATGCTGGTGGGCCTGTGCGTGGATTTCCTCGCCGACGGCGACCTGGACGTGCTGCAGCTGTTCTGCTGA
- a CDS encoding beta-ketoacyl-ACP synthase III, translated as MSKRIYSRIAGTGSYLPEKVLTNADLEKMVETSDEWIQSRTGIRERHIAAEGETTSDLGYQAALRALEAAGIDASQLDMIVVGTTTPDLIFPSTACLIQAKLGVAGCPAFDVNAACSGFVFALGVADKFIRSGDCKHVLVIGTETLTRMVDWNDRTTCVLFGDGAGAVVLKADEETGILSTHLHADGSKKELLWNPVGVSTGFKDGANGGGTINMKGNDVFKYAVKALDSVVDETLAANGLDKSDLDWLIPHQANLRIIEATAKRLDMSMDQVVVTVDKHGNTSSGSVPLALDAAVRSGKVERGQLLLLEAFGGGFTWGSALLRY; from the coding sequence ATGAGCAAGCGGATCTATTCGAGGATCGCGGGCACCGGTAGCTATTTGCCGGAAAAAGTCCTGACCAACGCCGACCTGGAAAAAATGGTCGAAACCTCGGATGAGTGGATCCAGTCGCGCACCGGAATTCGTGAGCGGCACATCGCGGCCGAAGGCGAAACCACCAGCGACCTCGGCTACCAGGCCGCGTTGCGCGCACTTGAAGCGGCCGGTATCGACGCTTCGCAGCTCGACATGATCGTGGTCGGCACGACCACGCCTGACCTCATCTTCCCCTCCACCGCGTGCCTGATCCAGGCCAAGCTCGGTGTTGCAGGGTGCCCTGCCTTTGACGTCAATGCGGCCTGTTCTGGCTTTGTGTTCGCGTTGGGCGTGGCCGACAAATTCATCCGTTCCGGCGACTGCAAGCACGTGCTGGTGATCGGCACCGAAACGCTGACCCGCATGGTCGACTGGAACGATCGCACCACCTGCGTGCTGTTCGGCGATGGCGCCGGCGCTGTCGTGCTGAAGGCCGACGAAGAAACCGGCATCCTCAGCACCCACCTGCATGCCGATGGCAGCAAGAAGGAGCTGCTGTGGAACCCGGTCGGCGTCTCGACCGGCTTCAAGGACGGCGCCAACGGTGGTGGCACCATCAACATGAAGGGCAACGACGTGTTCAAGTACGCCGTCAAGGCGCTGGACTCGGTCGTGGACGAAACCCTGGCCGCCAACGGCCTGGACAAGTCCGACCTGGATTGGCTGATTCCGCACCAGGCCAACCTGCGCATCATCGAAGCCACGGCCAAGCGCCTGGACATGTCGATGGACCAGGTCGTGGTCACCGTCGACAAGCACGGCAACACCTCGTCCGGCTCGGTGCCGTTGGCGCTGGATGCGGCGGTGCGTTCGGGCAAGGTCGAGCGCGGCCAGCTGTTGCTGCTGGAAGCCTTCGGCGGCGGCTTCACGTGGGGTTCGGCCCTGCTGCGCTATTGA
- the rpmF gene encoding 50S ribosomal protein L32, whose product MAVQKSRVTPSRRGMRRAHDALSAKQLSTDPTTGEVHLRHHITADGFYRGKKVIQTKTSAVEED is encoded by the coding sequence ATGGCTGTCCAGAAATCCCGTGTCACCCCGTCCCGCCGCGGCATGCGTCGTGCCCATGACGCCCTGAGCGCCAAGCAGCTGTCGACCGACCCGACCACCGGCGAAGTGCACCTGCGTCACCACATCACTGCTGACGGTTTCTACCGCGGAAAGAAGGTCATCCAGACCAAGACCTCGGCCGTCGAAGAAGATTGA
- a CDS encoding Maf family protein → MPLVLASTSRYRRELLQRLGLPFDCARPEVDESPLNGEAPLALAMRLAAAKSAEVAARHPGAWVIGSDQVADLNGQPLGKPGTVEAACAQLAAMSGQTVRFHTAICLSRAGESFTAIDLTEVRFRALEQDEIARYVATEQPLDCAGSFKCEGLGISLFEAIDNRDPTALVGLPLIALCGLLRKAGFAVP, encoded by the coding sequence ATGCCACTGGTCCTGGCCTCCACGTCCCGCTACCGCCGCGAGCTGTTGCAACGGCTGGGCCTGCCGTTCGACTGCGCGCGCCCAGAGGTGGATGAAAGCCCGTTGAACGGCGAAGCGCCGCTGGCCCTGGCCATGCGCCTGGCCGCCGCCAAATCCGCCGAGGTCGCGGCCCGCCATCCGGGCGCCTGGGTGATCGGTTCGGACCAGGTGGCCGACCTGAACGGGCAACCACTGGGCAAGCCGGGCACGGTCGAGGCGGCCTGCGCGCAGCTGGCGGCGATGTCCGGGCAGACGGTGCGCTTCCATACCGCGATCTGTCTCAGCCGCGCCGGAGAATCTTTCACGGCCATCGACCTGACCGAAGTGCGCTTCCGCGCGCTGGAACAGGATGAGATCGCCCGTTACGTGGCTACCGAACAGCCGCTGGACTGCGCCGGCAGCTTCAAATGTGAAGGTCTGGGTATCAGCCTGTTCGAGGCGATCGACAACCGCGACCCGACCGCGCTGGTCGGCCTGCCGTTGATCGCACTGTGCGGGTTGCTGCGCAAAGCAGGTTTCGCAGTGCCGTGA
- a CDS encoding YceD family protein encodes MSANVPETLDAWRMVVARRRFDGQVSLAELTRLQGLVADTDGECAYSLEFGRDDVLRVSYVELTIDTALPLTCQRSMQRFLLPVKMTQRLGLIRDEDEESSLPEEYEALLVPEDGQLRPLDLVEDELVLAVPVVPLSPDGEAVDKDWAPSEEETKQANPFAALAALKKQ; translated from the coding sequence ATGTCCGCGAACGTGCCCGAAACGCTGGATGCCTGGCGGATGGTTGTAGCGCGAAGGCGCTTCGACGGTCAGGTGTCCCTGGCTGAATTGACCCGCCTGCAGGGGTTGGTCGCAGATACCGACGGCGAGTGTGCCTACTCGCTTGAGTTCGGTCGCGACGACGTCTTGCGGGTATCCTATGTGGAACTGACCATCGATACCGCGTTGCCGCTGACCTGTCAGCGCAGCATGCAGCGTTTCCTGTTGCCGGTGAAGATGACCCAGAGGCTTGGCCTGATCCGCGACGAGGACGAGGAATCGTCCCTGCCGGAGGAGTACGAGGCGCTGCTGGTGCCGGAAGACGGCCAGCTGCGTCCGCTGGACCTGGTCGAGGACGAGTTGGTGCTGGCAGTGCCGGTTGTACCGCTGTCGCCCGATGGCGAAGCAGTCGACAAGGACTGGGCGCCGAGCGAAGAAGAAACAAAGCAGGCCAACCCGTTTGCGGCGTTGGCAGCACTGAAGAAACAATAG